Part of the Nicotiana sylvestris chromosome 2, ASM39365v2, whole genome shotgun sequence genome, AActtagaagtccctctctattctccccaatagctttagacttcctgtatttacttttgattagacattctggagttagaacactatgtagttattctatagcttgtgattttcatgagattctgggttttgggagttTGATTCAGTATTGAGAGTATGTATTATATATGTCGAGCGATACTTTTAATCTCATTTATTATGTTTTATCCGCAACTTGCTAGTTTCGTATTTCATTTCCCTTTTCCgaaatttgttaggcttacctagtcgtagagactaggtgtcatcacgacagttcacgaagggagaacttgggtcatgaTACACggcctgctctgataccactttgtcatgccccagacctggggaggcgtggctggcacccggtgtcgTGCTGGCCTAAGAGAACCACTCTGTAACCCTTTGTTTGTAActattttgggacaacatgaccacaactcgtaatgtataactataaatGGGCAAATGctatatcaatgaaccatcgttcttaagaaatgaatacatatgggtcgacaaggcctctgacatactatacaaaataaacctctgtctacaaagcctctaagattatttgacatcaaatggaatagggtaccggcctacccataagtctgtagcaaaactctgacatgatAACTTATAAACAcgactgcactccgaatgaggtggagtcttacctatccttcgctgaatgccaacCTCATCtattatgagggctcgtcaaactgattatctatacctgcaggcatgaatgcaacaTTCCCAACAAAAgaatgtcagtacaaataatgtacagAGTATGTACGGCGGAACTAgaacataacaataagtcaacattaattaaagacatataagaatcaacctaaacctctgaagtgccaccgtatatgcatacttatGATGCAagactgcccaactgatcagtggtaacaaCCCGACTGGCCGTAGCgcagtggtaaatgcatgactgtccGACCGGCCGTAGCTTGGTAGTAAATGTATAGCTACCCAACCGGTGATAAATAATGATACTTAACTGCACAACTGATGGTAACTGCACGACTAGccatagcacggtggtaaatgcagTACTGCCCGATCGGtcatagcacggtggtaaatgaatatgcatgactgcctaaccggccgtagcacggtggtaaatgaatatgcatgaagatgcatgttGTACTATATTATGAACATTAATATCTTTATCGTACACCTCAATAGAGACttaggaacatacttagacatAGTTGGATATGACTTTACatgaatgaataacatagacatccttaactgctaagagtagaaccacttatggagTAACATTACATTTACgcatcgttacttggatcatgccaaaataaagaagggatagtcttaacatacctgagctaaTTCTCTTGACAATgcctctaacacacgtcttttATGATAAGATACGTAATGACGGATCAAATTAGgggaaaattcgtatgatattcttgagaaagattataccgtGTTCTCGTAGAACTACCTTTCACGCTGCTATTACATGATCTTGTATGGATTTTGTTAAGCAAATCACGTTGCCATTCAAAACCATATGATATCTATCTTTGAATTTAAGAAGTCTTATATGAATTGCTAAACCTTTCCATTATATTGTAGACGTACAAAGTGAATTAGAAAGGGGTTTTTAATCTTTGGATGTAAGCCCCACTTTTTAAGGTGACTTAACCTTCTAAATGCCACATTTTACGTGAATGTAAGAGTCATAATTTCCTAAGGCTTTCACGTTGATGTTTGAGGGGCTTATCCAAAGATCTTAAGTAATTATCCACCAATTTATTAATTGActtgttaatctcccactaatcaataattaaccaattacctacataattaagaattatctcaaattacttaaaatactacttacttttaacacacttttgtcacgacccagatttccaccgtcgggaccgtgatgacgcctaatatttcacttgctacgcaagccaacgttagaacagTTTATTCATTTTTAACATTTGAATTAAACAACGAAAGATAACTAGAATAACTGAAATGTCAATACGGAAGATAAAACTGCCAAACGTCTATTACAATTCcctgaacctggtgtcacaagtgcacgagcttctAAAATAATACACATAAAGGTTTGAAATAAGTACAAAGTTGTCTGAATAAAGTTGTACAGCTAAAAGAAAAGAGGATGGGGACTCCAGGAGCTGTGGGCACTGAACAGTCGTACCTCAAGTTTGTGCAATAGTACGATCCGAGCTCGCTAATAACCGCCGCTGGAACCGTCCCCAAAATCTGCACAgtgtgcagagtgcagtatcagttcaactgaccccatgtactggtaagtgccgagcctaacctcgacgaagtagtgacgaggctaaggcgggtcacctaCACTATAACTTGTACGCAATATATAATAATGATAGAAATAATGGATATACCGAACAAAATTTAAACAGTCAACAGAGAATGAGAACTACAACCTCAAAAATAAACCAGTGCCACCCAGAGTTACCAATATTCAAACAAAAGTATATATGAAAAACAACGCAGCTCAGGAAATTGAAATATGTATATTATTgaggcgcgcaacccgatcccaccagacaatacataatcctcccttattccactatatcaataataatatcaataaataatatatatttgttgcggcgcgcaatccgATCCTACCATATATCagtatcaatatcataattcacccttatttcaccatatcaatctacccttattccacctgttgctgcgtgcaacccgatcccaccgaatatatatattcacccttattccaccatatcaatcctcccttattatatctgctgcggtgtgcagcctgatcccaccatatcagttcCAAACACTCAATGTGCACAGACAAATCAACAATCTAAATCACAAGGCCTTTATGATAACTaaataccaaactgaaccaaGAAGGGGAAACCTTGTTCAACATAGAATATACACAAATAATACTACACAACGAGACCAAACCAGCAATTTACAGTTAGAAGGTACAAATGAGTCAAATTAAGCAAATATCAGGGATTGGGGGAACTATGAAGAGAGCAAACATGgttaacaaaagaaaatattgaTTAACACATAGTAGCTAAGCATGAAAAGCATTTAGAGCATATAACAATTAAGACAGGGAGGGAAACAGTTAAGGTAAAGTAGTAAATTAGGGAAAACAGATAATTCGACGGcgtataagtactcgtcacctcgcatatatgcCGCTCACATGGATTTCATGTAGCAAATAAGTCAAGTgtccctaatccctcgagtcaaagttagacacgacacttacctcgctccacgGGCCACTCAATGCTCAATTACTGATTTTCCTCTAGTATCCACCTCCAAACCAttcatatctagccacaattaactcaataacatcaattatcgctaaaggaatcaactacaatgcataaatttaaaATTCCCAAACTTTtcctccaaaaagtcaaaaaccaacCTCGGCCCCGCTtgatcaaaacccgaggttcggaccaaaatatatttacccatttaccctcgagcccggatatataattggttttggaatccgacctcaattcgaggtctaaatccccaattttccaaATCCCTACTCtctacccaaaaatcccaaattctaccatgaaaatcttagattttaggttgaaaattcatgaaatgtgatgggaaattgaaagaaagtaggttAGGATCAGTTATCAAAGTTTTGAGGAAGAGTTGGACTTGGAAGGGTCGCCTCTAGGGTTCTAGGatctgaaaatttgaagaatgaatcaAAAATCCCATCCAAAAGTCATTTTGATAAgttgcaggtatcgcatttgcgatcttgCGAACCCCCCAAATGCAAACttctcttcgcaaatgcgaagaataacCTGAGCATGCTAACGTCACAAATGCGACCCATGGTCCGCAAATGCGAACTGcgaggatcgcaaatgcgatcaatgCTTTACAATTGCGAAGCTACCCCTCCCCGCCCACtactcgcaaatgcgataatttcttcacaaatgcgaggctcgcatttgcaagctagacgtcgcaaatgcgaagtctgcagaCCTAGAGCACACCAACTATGAttcataagttcaaaacactctgtagcctatccgaaactcactcgagccctcggggctccaaaccaaatatgtacacaagtcttaaaacatcatacaaacttgctcgtgtgatcaaatcaccaaaataacactcaAAACCACacatttagcaccaaatcaaatgaaattctcaagaacactttgaaattcctatttcacaaccggacgtctgaatcacgtcaaaccaactctatttctcaccaaattccacgtacaagtcttaaatattataAGTAATCTGttccgggctccggaaccaaaatacggacctgaTACCAACAAAAtcaaacattaataatttcttaaAAACCATTAAATTTCCAgactttcaattttcataaaaaaattcacaactcgagctagggacctccgaatctTATTCTagacatacgcccaggtcccatatttcgatACGGATCCACTAGGACTGTCAAAATACGAATCCGAGTtcatttaccaaaaatattgaccgaaatcaactcaaatgaagttttAAAGCAAAAAtccttatttttatcaactttcaacacAAAAGCTTTCCAAAAATACAGAATTTGATTTTAAATCATAAGATGACCTACCGGGTCATCACaactttatacatcttactatcatggtcatgtggtaccatataaaatcaatacatacactattatttcattaaaacatccatgtaaaaatacatacattttctcaacttctaattttcttaatctcatataaagagtgcAAATTtcatacgcttaattcttaaaatggtaaaaagataaccttcttttcttgtgaaaaaataatttctatctttacaataaagaaaatctcataaactttctcatattatgtgtataatttaaagcatattcgaaagtagtaatattaataactatataaaattatgTTTTTCAAACTTTTTTACAAAagtgttccactcaaaataccatatcaaatatatataacggtattaaggttgttaaacttatggGGTATTATAATAACATAGTCACAAATCATCTATAACATCATGAATGGTTTTAATCCCTTCAAGCTTATATGGATTACTACGActcatcctaatattaaagtacgaGATGTAACAAATTATGAGTGATATACTAAAACtattttgttatttattgttTCTTAAGGAGTGTGCCAAGTCAATAGTGGACAAGTAAACTTAGACGGATAGAATACCACACTTcttttaattcaattttaaattatttaagaGCTTATACAACATAATTAATCAAATAAATATTTTTGTTAAGATTAAACCTCGTTTCTGGCTTTCGTAAGATTAAAGAACGGTCACTATTCTTAGTTAACATTATTAACCAACGAAAGAATTGTTTCAACAAAAGCTTCATAATTATAAGCACTTAACATAAACGGGTATGTGGGGGCCGGACATTGCCATACTGCCTGCACTAATGCTAGTTGAAGAAACAAAACAACATAGTActataaggggtcgtttggttaggCTTATGCTGGATTAAGTTATGGGGTAATTAGTTATGCTGAGATTAGTTATTCGAGTATTGTTTTTTATTTACAGTTTGATATGTTGTATTAAAagtgacaattgcataattttttaaaaaaatgtataAATTATCCTGGCACTAATTATCCCACCCCTACAAAGTATAAGTTATACCTGCACTAATTACCCCACccctataaggtataagttatccccgTACTAATTTTAATCTCGTGATAACTTATACCAGGTTTGCTAACCAAACGAAGTAtgaaggtggtattaaatttttataccaacaCTATATCTACTTAGAcgtcataccaaacgacccctaaaattGCCAAGAATACTTAAGTGAACCATTTAAAAAGTCACCAATTTAGTTGAAACTTGCGACAATAGTCACAATACAACAACGTCAAGTGTAGCAAAATATAGTAAAAGTGAGAGTAGAACAAGTTTTGTCCCATAAACAAGTCAGCAGTAGGGACAATAGACAGTGACACTTCTCTCAACTCAACTCACATAAGAACCGTGTGTGAGTGGTTGACAGTTGACACTGACCTTCTTTCTCTCTTACGCTCCGTCTAACCAAAGCAACCCGCGAAACTTTATCTCCTCTGTCCCCTTCATTGCCCGACCCGACCCGTATAACATTCACAGCTCACTTTCTTCAGATCCAGATACCGACACCACTTCCGCTTCCTATTCTCTTCTTCCTTTTTAACTCTGTTTTTAGTGCTTTGTCGTTTATTGGCATTTCGCTTTTTCATATACTCAATGCTATGCAAATGGTGGTAGGTAGGACCGACAATGTAAGTGAAGTATGCTTTGAAAATGATGTTTTACTAGTTTTATACTATTGTTTGTTAAGTATTAGTTAATAGTTGAAATTTTTCATTTGCATTGTTGTCTTCGGACAGATTCACGAGCTGGTCGGAGTTAGTGTTCTGCTATCTGATGTCAGAAGGTAAGCTTGTTTCCTTATAATGAGCTcgctttccttcttttttttccttctcttttacgGATCATTAATTGCTGTTCTCTATTTTTGTGGTTTCTGTTTGGAATGTTGTTTTACTGCATTTTGACTTATAATGTTATAGAAGAGGGGAAAAAATGAACATATGTGTGTTCCGATATTTTTTAAATTGATCCTTGGGCAACGACGTAATGAAATTTGTGAAATATATCATACGAGATTATATTCATTTATATATATAAGTGGTATTTATATAGGAGAGTATAGAGTTGTGCAGTGACTCTGGAAAATACTGTAGAAATGGATCTAATACACTAACATGAGATTATTTTCACATCAATGCGTTGAGTGCCAATGATTTCATTATCAGATTTGTGAAGTTGACTCCAGGATGCACTTTCTATTGCATCTCCTTGTTTCGGTTTCTCCTATGAGTCTGGGATTTCACTGTGTGAGTTATGTTTGTCGAATTATTATgttaaaaagaatattttttatgCAGATGTTTTATTGTATCGATGTAGTTAAGACGAACTGAATAACTGCAACATTTTGGATAAATAAGACTGCACCTGAAGATATTCTGAAAGACAATGGATCACAAATCGTGGCCCTGGAAGAAAAAATCCTTAGATAAAAACACGGTTGCTGAAGACAAAGCAAATATTTCTTCAAGAAGACATGACGAAGAGGTAACTAAATACATagtctttttaatttttcttccccGTTCATTGCCCAATTATTTAGCTTGTTGGTCAAGGTTGACTCTCACATGTTTCATTTCCCTGGTAACAGAAAATTTAAGAAACTGCCTCTACCTTTGCTTTCGACTGCAAATTGATTAGAGATATGAGTTAACTAAATGACCAGGGTCCAACTACAAGCCGCAGTAACTTGTTGCGGTTTTGTTGACTCTGGGGTGATGAAGTAGAAGAATATGCACCTTATAGATTATGCAAATAATCTTTTCATTTCCAATATGTGAGAGTTTATAATGGCTTCAAGTATACTTCCGTCTGAAGACATGCAAAACATAACTGGAAATAATCAGGATCTTCGGATAATTGGAAGTTGGAACTAGTCATACAGAAGCCCACTTAATAGTAGTTTCTTCTGATttgtgggtgggtgggtggggtgGGGGGCAAATCGGCTCGATAACCTTATGCACTTCCCCTGTGACAAGAAACTCAAACCTAATTAGATGAGGATGTATCTGCTGTTGGAAGCAGATGAAATGATGATCCTGCTTGAAATTGGTGAAATTTTCTATGCTTACATGTGCTTTAGCTTTTTGGTTGATGATAGTCTTATGTGCTCTGAACCAGCTTTTGTATTCTTCTTTTAGTTGCAGACACTATTGAGTGATAAAGCTGAACTAGAAAGAGAGCTGGAGGTTGTGAATGCCAAGCTTTCTTCTGCTCTGGCGGAATGTCGTGCTAAAGATGATTTTGCACAGAAACAGATGAAAATTGCACAGGAAGCAATTGCAGGTAATAGCTAATTACCATCATATTTACATATTCTTGTCTTTAGCTTCTTTTTGTATTGTTTTACGTTCTATCCTCCCTAGAAATCTCCTCCCCCCTcctccctccccctccccccacccccacccccccacccccacccccacccccaaaaaAAATAGTTGCTTATGAATGGTATATGTAGGCTGGGAGAAGACTGAAACAGAAGCAAGATTGCTAAAGCAAGAACTAGAAAAAGCTCTACAGCAGAGCGTAGCGGGTGAAGAGAGATTAGTTAACTTGGATGCAGCACTCAAGGAATGTATGCAGCAGTTGCGTTTCGTTAGAGATGAGCAGGAGAACAGGATTCACGATGCAGTATTGAAGGCATCCAACGAGTTCGAAAAAACAAGGACTCTCTTAGAGAGAAAATTAGCAGATGCAGGGCAAAAGCTTTCCCGATTAGGTTCCGAGAACACTCAGCTTAGTATGGCTCTCATGGCAAAGGAAAAGGCAACGGGTCATTTAAAAGGACAATTAGCTCAGGCAGAAGCAGATTTCAGTGTCTTGAAAACGCGACTGGAATCTGTTGGAAAAGAGAATGCTTCTCTGCGGTATGAGGTTCGGGTCCTTGAGAAGGAGCTTGAGATCCGGAATGAAGAGAGAGAGGTTAATCGCCGAACAGCTGATGTTTCTCACAAGCAACACCTGGAGAGTGTGAAGAAAATCGCAAAACTGGACTCAGAATGTCAAAGGCTACGTATCCTTGTTAGAAAGAGACTGCCAGGCCCTGCCGCCTTGGCCAAAATGAAGAATGAAGTTGAAATGTTGGGGAAGGATCATGCTAAAATGAGGAGAAGGAAGTCAAATCCGTCTCCAAATAGTTCAGTAGACTTAACTTCAGAGACGGCTCCTGATACTCCAAACAGGAAGATTAACTTCCTCGCTGAGCATTTATGCATGATGGATGAGGAAAATCGGGCTCTGAAAGAAGTGCTATACAAAAGAACTAATGAACTCAAACTATCTAGGATGACAAATGCTCAAACAACTGCTGAACCAGAAAAATATCCTCCCTCTGTGCAGGAACTGTCTGATATGGACAGCGATGACATAGGTGGCTGTTCCGAGTCGTGGGCTTCTGCACTAATGTCAGAGCTGGAGCATTTCAAAAATGAGAAACAAATAGGTCCACCATCATCTGTAAGTGTAGGAGCTTCAGATATAAATCTGATGGATGACTTTGCAGAGATGGAAAAATTAGCCTTTGAGTCTACAGATAACCCTCTGGGAGCTCTTCATCATGCCTTACCGAGGGAAAATGGAAATGAGGATGCTTTGGAGTCTCAGTTACATTCTCATTCATCAGAAGCAGATATCCGAGAGAGAGTTCCTGTGGCAGATCGTTTTGTCTCCAGCAACGATATCCAGGTAAAAGGAATATTGACGAGTAAATCTACTGGTGGAGTTGATAACATACTGAGAATGCTCTTCGAACATGGCCATGTAACACAAAGAAACCCATTTGAAATACTGGAAGATATCAAAACTGCTTTGGCACAAAAGTGTCCCTCAACTAAGAACCCTGTAGAAGCAAATGAAAGTTCAATAGATACTGATGTTACATTTACTCCCAACACTGGTGAGTGTATATCTCGGGGTATACATGATGACTCAGTAATATGGCATTCATCAAATACAGGAACTGGTGATATTGTCTCATCGGCAAGAAAGTGTGAACCAAACATGTTATCATACATGGGTACATCGATCAATAAGGTGATTGATATCATAGAAGGGATCAATATACCCTCAACagatgacaatattccagacatCTTATCTTGCAAGGGTAATGGACTTCTACCATATGAAAGTGCACCGAAGGAGACAGCCTATATGGTTCGTGTTTTCCAGTGGAAAACTTCAGAACTATCTGCTATTCTTCAAGAATTTGTTCAAACTTGCCGTGATTTATTGAATGGAAAGGTTCACATAGAGAAGTTTACTGAAAGATTAACCTGGACTCTGGAATGGATTGTGAACcactgtttttctcttcaagatGTTTCAAGCATGAAGGATGCTATAAAAAACCATTTTGACTGGGATGATTCGCGAAGTGAGATTGAAATGGAAACTGGGGGGATTAATCCGATCTTTGAATTTGATAAACTTCAGACTGGAAGAGGAAACTCATTATACTCTCCGGGTTTTTCCTCACTCGGTCGTATGAGTTCTTTGCCAGAGGAAAAGGTTCTATCATATGTAGATAATGAAAGTCAATTATCGAAAGATGAGTTTCCAGAAGAGGGACTTACAAAGGTGGATTTGGATGAGAAACTGCAAGCAGAAACTGTCAGGAATGATTCCTTGATGGTTCAACTTCAGGAATCAGAGAAAACAATCAAAAGCTTGCAAAAAGAAGTAGAAGATCTCAGACAATCAAAGGAGATGACTGAGGATCAAATTGAGAAAGAAAAGATGGCCAAAGAAGACTTTGAGATGCAATTCAAAGCAGTTAAACTGGAACTGAATGAAGCTTGTCGAAAGGCTTGCTGTTTAGAAAAGGAACTTGAGGACAAAAAAAACTCCTATAAGAAGCTCGATTCTACATGTCATATGCTTCAGCTGCAGCAAGAAAGGTACATCTGATTCTCTTGTAAATTTTATTAAAGATAATTGTCTAGGGGATTTTCGTTTCCTGAAACACGTAACTTGCAGCACGAAACAAAGGGAGTTAGCAGAGAATGCCGAGGTGGGCCCTGAAGAAAAGCTTCTTCAAAGTGTAAGTTCCCATCAGCTTCAGTTAAATTCCCTCAGGCCTCGCAAATCTACTGGCCACGTTCATTTAAATATTCTGTTTAATGGTGTAGGATCGGGAGATCACTGCAGCTTCAGAAAAGTTGGCAGAGTGTCAAGAGACTATTTTGAACCTAGGGAAGCAGTTGAAAGCATTGGCCTCGCCTGGGGATGCTGCTCTCTTTGATAAGGTGATATCTACATCCTCAGAAACAACTAGTGTTACCGTGACAACCCCAAGGAAGAGTTTTGGACGTCGTTCATCTCTTCTTGACAAGATGCTGGCTGAGGATAATGAAATGCGTTCTCCTACTACCAAGGAAGTCATTCTTGATGCCAAGAGAACTACATCCTCCAGTGTTGGCGGTTCAGTGGAACAGCCAGAAAAGTCTCCATTGACAAATGGGAGCACACATTCAGGATATGAAGCTGTTAATGGCTCCCGGGCTATTGTACCTAGCAAGAAAAAGAATGGTCTAGGATTGTGGAAAAAGCTGTTGCGAAAAGGCAAGAAAAATAGTAGCAAGACAAAACTTAACGTATGACCTGCATGGATGTCATTCGAAGCTGCAGGCCTGTTGGTTCTAGTGATGTCTATGCTTCATTCATGGCTTGGTTTGGCGCAGAAAGCAATGTTTTTGTCTCCCACTCTCTCTGTCTCCctctctttcctttctctttttccttttcttgttctACTGTAAGTAGTATTGTATATGAGAACTAGAACTTACGCGTAAACCTCATTGATATAGTTTTTCCACGGCAAATGGAAATAGGGATAAAACTTGGTGCACGAACCAAAGTGAAATGAGTGTGACATGTGCTTCATATTTGTGACATACGGTTTTTGCTAGTCGAGTAATGTGTacttggaaaaaaaaaagaacaagtaAACTGAAATTTCTGTGAGCACGAGTATTTTCCTGTTATTATACCAATATTTGACCCCCAATAAACATGTTTGAATAATTTTGCACGTAGCAGAAATCCGAGGTTCCTTTTCTAATAACGATATCAAACGAGTAAACAGCTGTTTGGATCGTGAACCATACTTCATAGATGCTTCAACTTCTGCAAGCTATTTCTTACTACTGTTTTTCCTTATCTGGTCTTTTACAATTGACCCCAGCGTGAGTGAAGAGACCTCAATGGCGGTGCATTTAAAAGGATTGCTGTAAAGTGTCTTCTTGTTATACTGCAAAGAATTAGAATACACAGCACTAGAGTCAAAACTGAATAGGCCAATACAAACTAGGAATCGTAGGAAGTCTCTCGTATAACACGTCTAGTATTCAACAAAGTTACTGGTAATTCAGTCTCTGTAAACCACAAAGTTGGCAACATCATGCAGCCCTGCCTCCTTGTAACATTCAGCAATCCTTTCCACGCAATCGTCCCATTTACCGTCAATAGAAGCTAGATCCAACAAGAAAGCAGCTTCATCCAATGCAACCTGCAAAGTAGGCGTGGTGTGAAAAAGGAGCTACGCCGTTGTTTTTCTGCACGGAGTAGCACTAATTCAAAATATTAAGTAGGCATTATGCAAGTGCGGAAACCTACCAAGATATAtatcattttagtacacaaacATATTTGAACTGAAATTGATTAAAGGATTTGGTCAAAcctgagcaggttccttcccttTCTTTAGATCAGCTTGCCTA contains:
- the LOC104248021 gene encoding filament-like plant protein 7 — translated: MDHKSWPWKKKSLDKNTVAEDKANISSRRHDEELQTLLSDKAELERELEVVNAKLSSALAECRAKDDFAQKQMKIAQEAIAGWEKTETEARLLKQELEKALQQSVAGEERLVNLDAALKECMQQLRFVRDEQENRIHDAVLKASNEFEKTRTLLERKLADAGQKLSRLGSENTQLSMALMAKEKATGHLKGQLAQAEADFSVLKTRLESVGKENASLRYEVRVLEKELEIRNEEREVNRRTADVSHKQHLESVKKIAKLDSECQRLRILVRKRLPGPAALAKMKNEVEMLGKDHAKMRRRKSNPSPNSSVDLTSETAPDTPNRKINFLAEHLCMMDEENRALKEVLYKRTNELKLSRMTNAQTTAEPEKYPPSVQELSDMDSDDIGGCSESWASALMSELEHFKNEKQIGPPSSVSVGASDINLMDDFAEMEKLAFESTDNPLGALHHALPRENGNEDALESQLHSHSSEADIRERVPVADRFVSSNDIQVKGILTSKSTGGVDNILRMLFEHGHVTQRNPFEILEDIKTALAQKCPSTKNPVEANESSIDTDVTFTPNTGECISRGIHDDSVIWHSSNTGTGDIVSSARKCEPNMLSYMGTSINKVIDIIEGINIPSTDDNIPDILSCKGNGLLPYESAPKETAYMVRVFQWKTSELSAILQEFVQTCRDLLNGKVHIEKFTERLTWTLEWIVNHCFSLQDVSSMKDAIKNHFDWDDSRSEIEMETGGINPIFEFDKLQTGRGNSLYSPGFSSLGRMSSLPEEKVLSYVDNESQLSKDEFPEEGLTKVDLDEKLQAETVRNDSLMVQLQESEKTIKSLQKEVEDLRQSKEMTEDQIEKEKMAKEDFEMQFKAVKLELNEACRKACCLEKELEDKKNSYKKLDSTCHMLQLQQESTKQRELAENAEVGPEEKLLQSDREITAASEKLAECQETILNLGKQLKALASPGDAALFDKVISTSSETTSVTVTTPRKSFGRRSSLLDKMLAEDNEMRSPTTKEVILDAKRTTSSSVGGSVEQPEKSPLTNGSTHSGYEAVNGSRAIVPSKKKNGLGLWKKLLRKGKKNSSKTKLNV